A window of the Egibacter rhizosphaerae genome harbors these coding sequences:
- a CDS encoding M15 family metallopeptidase: MPTSPTAPDRLDRPGRVEPAVRTGRQRVLRVVALLCAVAGVVVLASALLEAVPGASRDATPRTDGELSELSGQGHGGGERLRSVHEGAAEDGVGENEALDEGEEAVARLEGGVAGAFDPLPFEADAGGRIEPDPEWVDEHVVTAEVPLLDAPVRCHRKLVPPLEGALGELEERGLGHLIDPDQYGGCWVPRHILHEPDRALSLHAWGLAIDLNVEDNPYGREPEMDQRVVDTFTRWGFAWGGHWRTPDGMHFELRELREEPAERDAQLPDGRVRARLERPAPA; the protein is encoded by the coding sequence ATGCCCACCTCCCCAACGGCGCCCGACCGGCTCGACCGGCCCGGGCGGGTCGAGCCGGCTGTCCGCACGGGGCGCCAGCGCGTGCTGCGCGTGGTCGCCCTGCTGTGCGCCGTCGCCGGCGTTGTCGTCCTGGCCAGCGCCCTTCTCGAGGCCGTACCGGGTGCTTCGCGGGACGCGACCCCACGAACGGACGGGGAGCTGTCGGAGCTGTCCGGCCAGGGTCACGGTGGCGGCGAGCGGCTTCGTTCCGTCCACGAGGGCGCCGCGGAGGACGGGGTCGGCGAGAACGAGGCGCTGGACGAGGGCGAGGAAGCGGTCGCCCGGCTCGAAGGAGGGGTGGCCGGCGCCTTCGATCCCTTGCCGTTCGAGGCCGACGCCGGTGGGCGGATCGAGCCGGACCCCGAGTGGGTCGACGAGCACGTCGTGACCGCGGAGGTGCCGCTGCTCGACGCGCCGGTGCGCTGCCACCGCAAGCTCGTGCCCCCGCTCGAGGGCGCGCTGGGCGAACTCGAGGAGCGCGGGCTCGGCCACCTCATCGATCCCGACCAGTACGGGGGGTGCTGGGTGCCGCGGCACATCCTCCACGAGCCCGACCGGGCGCTCTCGCTGCACGCGTGGGGGCTTGCCATCGACCTCAACGTCGAGGACAACCCCTACGGGCGTGAGCCGGAGATGGACCAGCGGGTCGTGGACACGTTCACGCGCTGGGGCTTCGCGTGGGGTGGGCACTGGCGCACGCCGGACGGGATGCACTTCGAGCTGCGCGAACTGCGCGAGGAGCCCGCCGAACGCGACGCCCAACTCCCCGACGGGCGCGTGCGGGCACGGCTCGAGCGCCCCGCCCCGGCCTGA